In Triticum aestivum cultivar Chinese Spring chromosome 5B, IWGSC CS RefSeq v2.1, whole genome shotgun sequence, the following proteins share a genomic window:
- the LOC123114316 gene encoding conserved oligomeric Golgi complex subunit 2, translating to MADLAAAPPPRAPAPPQPAAAKDLFGETIEAHPPWFRPEAFLRAGFDPDAYVAELRSYVPLESLAAELRSHLAALRAELVGLINRDYADFVGLSARLKGVDAAAARMRAPLADLRDKVAAFRAAASAALAALRAGLEQRAAATQARELLELLLDTSHVVSKVEKLIKELPTAPSDSSDIEDRSVDKGYPGNDTTSPNVEAGTDVRETQSILLERIASEMNRLKFYISHAQNLPFIENMEKRVQGATKLLDGSLERCFVVGLEHRDAKVIYNCLRAYAAIDNTSSAEELFRTTVVSPLIQKIVPQNYAKAVSGVSSDDLEDDYEQIMQCVEKDCKFILEISSSANSGLHIFDFLANSILKEVHSAIMKGKPGACSPGKPKEFLRNYKASLKFLDFLEGYCPSKSAITKFRSEPAYTDFMRLWHVSVYFSLRFQEIAGGLDGALTATISPVGVNENQMKQKTLLLKQSIKLLESLQSCWSDDVLVFSHSDKFLRLSLQLISRYTTWLSSGLAARNASDGSSSSPADSEWALSVPVEDFIYVMHDVNAVIGELSESGDFVGRVNQLLASCPIEVLTLVKQSILQAVEPLKELLPSIMDVMIGVIVKRSNEDLKHLKGITATYRMTNKLPVRHSPYVSGILHPLKVFLEGDRVHYLSEDDKTKLRRGSTDKITATYYDMVSEVVNVARKTESSLQRLRQGQQKRIGGSTDASDNIISDTDKICMQLFLDIQEYARNLRTLGIDAREIESYRSLWQCVAPKDKQDSIQF from the exons ATGGCGGatctcgccgccgcgccgccgccgcgcgcgcccgcCCCGCCGCAGCCGGCGGCGGCCAAGGACCTCTTCGGGGAGACGATCGAGGCGCACCCGCCGTGGTTCCGGCCGGAGGCCTTCCTGCGCGCGGGCTTCGACCCGGACGCCTACGTCGCCGAGCTGCGCTCCTACGTGCCCCTCGAGAGCCTCGCCGCCGAGCTGCGCTcccacctcgccgccctccgcgccgagCTCGTCGGCCTCATCAACCGCGACTACGCCGACTTCGTCGGCCTCAGCGCCCGCCTCAAGGGCGTCGACGCCGCCGCTGCCCGCATGCGCGCCCCGCTCGCCGACCTCAGGGACAAGGTCGCCGCcttccgcgccgccgcctccgccgcgctcgccgccCTCCGCGCAGGGCTCGAGCAGCGCGCCGCGGCGACCCAGGCGCGCGAGCTCCTCGAGCTGCTGCTAGACACCTCCCACGTCGTCTCCAAG GTTGAGAAACTGATCAAGGAATTACCAACAGCACCATCTGATTCATCAGATATTGAAGATCGTTCAGTTGATAAGGGCTACCCTGGCAATGATACTACGTCACCAAATGTGGAGGCAGGGACAGATGTCAGAGAAACACAAAGCATTCTGTTAGAAAGAATCGCAAGCGAGATGAACCGACTCAAATTTTACATCAGCCACGCACAG AACCTTCCTTTTATTGAGAACATGGAGAAGAGGGTCCAAGGTGCTACAAAACTACTTGATGGTAGCTTGGAGCGTTGCTTTGTGGTTGGTCTAGAACATCGGGACGCAAAAGTAATATACAACTGCTTGCGCGCTTATGCTGCCATTGACAACACATCTTCAGCTGAAGAGCTTTTCCGTACAACAGTGGTCTCCCCATTGATTCAGAAAATTGTCCCTCAAAACTATGCAAAAGCTGTTTCTGGGGTATCTTCTGATGACCTGGAGGATGACTATGAGCAGATAATGCAATGTGTAGAAAAAGATTGCAAATTTATTTTGGAAATATCTTCATCAG CAAACTCTGGACTTCATATTTTTGATTTTCTGGCCAATTCAATACTCAAGGAAGTCCATTCTGCAATCATGAAGGGAAAGCCTGGGGCCTGTTCTCCTGGAAAACCTAAAGAGTTCCTGAGAAACTACAAAGCGAGCTTAAAGTTTCTTGACTTTCTTGAAG GCTACTGTCCTTCCAAGTCTGCTATAACAAAGTTCCGCTCTGAGCCTGCTTACACAGATTTCATGCGACTGTGGCATGTTAGTGTCTACTTTTCACTGAG ATTCCAGGAAATTGCTGGTGGTCTTGATGGTGCTCTTACAGCCACAATTAGCCCTGTCGGAGTGAATGAGAACCAAATGAAGCAGAAGACATTATTGTTGAAGCAAAGTATTAAGCTATTAGAAAGCTTGCAGTCCTGCTGGAGTGATGATGTTCTTGTTTTCTCTCACTCTGATAAATTCCTCCGATTGTCCTTGCAGCTTATTTCAAG GTATACAACATGGCTTTCTTCTGGTCTGGCTGCACGTAATGCTTCTGATGGGAGCTCGAGTTCTCCTGCAGATTCTGAGTGGGCACTCTCTGTACCTGTGGAGGATTTCATATAT GTAATGCATGATGTAAATGCTGTAATTGGCGAGCTTTCAGAATCAGGCGACTTTGTGGGACGTGTGAATCAATTGCTAGCATCATGCCCCATTGAAGTACTTACCCTTGTGAAACAAAGTATATTGCAAGCTGTTGAGCCTTTGAAGGAGTTGTTGCCTAGCATAATGGATGTCATGATTGGGGTCATAGTGAAAAGGTCTAATGAG GATCTGAAACACCTGAAGGGAATAACAGCCACGTATAGGATGACCAATAAACTTCCCGTGAGGCATTCTCCGTATGTATCTGGGATTTTGCATCCACTTAAG GTGTTTCTTGAAGGAGATCGTGTGCACTATTTATCAGAAGATGATAAAACTAAGCTGCGCCGTGGTTCGACAGACAAGATCACGGCAACTTATTATGACATGGTATCCGAAGTAGTCAATGTG GCAAGGAAAACTGAATCTTCGTTGCAAAGACTGCGCCAAGGACAACAGAAACGAATAGGAGGTAGTACTGATGCCTCAGATAACATCATATCTGACACCGACAAGATCTGCATGCAGCTATTCCTTGATATTCAG GAATATGCGCGGAACCTTCGCACCCTGGGAATAGACGCGAGAGAAATCGAATCCTACAGATCTCTCTGGCAGTGCGTCGCCCCTAAAGACAAGCAAGATAGCATCCAGTTTTGA
- the LOC123114317 gene encoding RPM1-interacting protein 4 isoform X4, protein MAQQHQGVPKFGNWEDEGQGYTQYFENARKSPGRPVNQNDRNQGAAQAPPNDPPSVKASPLRPGSEPGLRKNRDERRATREDDLRRHEPAARKTHAESPNHRYGDQSNYEGAARKASNERSPIHPRQQARLANKGGVSSPVADRRGSAPTTPGRSKMRPTGRGDETPERGSAVPKFGDWDEKDPSTGEGFTDIFEKVREEKQSGADTVGTSHAYKDRYNQGDRYESSGCSCFSWFKK, encoded by the exons ATGGCC CAGCAGCATCAAGGGGTTCCTAAATTTGGGAACTGGGAGGACGAGGGCCAAGGCTACACGCAGTACTTCGAAAACGCCCGCAAATCTCCAGGAAGGCCCGTCAACCAGAACGATCGCAACCAAGGCGCTGCACAGGCACCCCCGAACGACCCGCCGTCGGTCAAGGCCTCCCCCTTGAGGCCGGGGTCCGAGCCGGGGCTGCGCAAGAACAGGGACGAAAGGCGTGCCACCCGAGAAGACGACCTCCGTCGGCACGAGCCCGCTGCCCGGAAAACACATGCCGAGTCGCCCAACCATAGATATGGTGACCAGAGCAACTACGAAGGCGCTGCGAGGAAAGCGAGCAATGAGAGGTCACCCATCCATCCTCGGCAGCAGGCAAGGCTTGCAAACAAAGGTGGGGTTTCATCTCCTGTTGCGGATCGCAGGGGTTCTGCTCCCACCACGCCTGGAAGGTCCAAGATGAGGCCAACCGGCCGCGGCGATGAAACG CCCGAGAGAGGATCAGCTGTGCCGAAGTTTGGAGACTGGGATGAGAAAGACCCTTCGACTGGTGAAGGTTTCACTGACATATTTGAGAAGGTGAGGGAGGAGAAGCAGTCCGGCGCGGATACTGTCGGCACCAGCCATGCATATAAGGACCGCTACAACCAAGGGGACAGATATGAATCTTCG GGCTGCTCATGCTTCAGCTGGTTCAAGAAGTGA
- the LOC123114317 gene encoding RPM1-interacting protein 4 isoform X5 → MAQHQGVPKFGNWEDEGQGYTQYFENARKSPGRPVNQNDRNQGAAQAPPNDPPSVKASPLRPGSEPGLRKNRDERRATREDDLRRHEPAARKTHAESPNHRYGDQSNYEGAARKASNERSPIHPRQQARLANKGGVSSPVADRRGSAPTTPGRSKMRPTGRGDETPERGSAVPKFGDWDEKDPSTGEGFTDIFEKVREEKQSGADTVGTSHAYKDRYNQGDRYESSGCSCFSWFKK, encoded by the exons ATGGCC CAGCATCAAGGGGTTCCTAAATTTGGGAACTGGGAGGACGAGGGCCAAGGCTACACGCAGTACTTCGAAAACGCCCGCAAATCTCCAGGAAGGCCCGTCAACCAGAACGATCGCAACCAAGGCGCTGCACAGGCACCCCCGAACGACCCGCCGTCGGTCAAGGCCTCCCCCTTGAGGCCGGGGTCCGAGCCGGGGCTGCGCAAGAACAGGGACGAAAGGCGTGCCACCCGAGAAGACGACCTCCGTCGGCACGAGCCCGCTGCCCGGAAAACACATGCCGAGTCGCCCAACCATAGATATGGTGACCAGAGCAACTACGAAGGCGCTGCGAGGAAAGCGAGCAATGAGAGGTCACCCATCCATCCTCGGCAGCAGGCAAGGCTTGCAAACAAAGGTGGGGTTTCATCTCCTGTTGCGGATCGCAGGGGTTCTGCTCCCACCACGCCTGGAAGGTCCAAGATGAGGCCAACCGGCCGCGGCGATGAAACG CCCGAGAGAGGATCAGCTGTGCCGAAGTTTGGAGACTGGGATGAGAAAGACCCTTCGACTGGTGAAGGTTTCACTGACATATTTGAGAAGGTGAGGGAGGAGAAGCAGTCCGGCGCGGATACTGTCGGCACCAGCCATGCATATAAGGACCGCTACAACCAAGGGGACAGATATGAATCTTCG GGCTGCTCATGCTTCAGCTGGTTCAAGAAGTGA
- the LOC123114317 gene encoding RPM1-interacting protein 4 isoform X1 has product MIDDGDSTPSPSRLHHTTPQQARERESIIIKAIGSSRNRDHQSQRSRHHHHRSLHSPPHPAAARGGEAGPGKQASDRKQQHRQQEEEGEEESDAIMQQHQGVPKFGNWEDEGQGYTQYFENARKSPGRPVNQNDRNQGAAQAPPNDPPSVKASPLRPGSEPGLRKNRDERRATREDDLRRHEPAARKTHAESPNHRYGDQSNYEGAARKASNERSPIHPRQQARLANKGGVSSPVADRRGSAPTTPGRSKMRPTGRGDETPERGSAVPKFGDWDEKDPSTGEGFTDIFEKVREEKQSGADTVGTSHAYKDRYNQGDRYESSGCSCFSWFKK; this is encoded by the exons ATGATTGATGATGGAGACTCTACTCCCTCTCCCTCCAGGctccaccacaccacaccacagcaggcgagagagagagagagtattatTATTAAGGCCATAGGTAGTAGCAGGAACAGAGATCATCAATCACAAcggagccgccaccaccaccaccgcagccTCCACTCTCCACCGCATCCGGCAGCGGCGCGCGGCGGAGAAGCCGGTCCGGGGAAGCAGGCGAGCGACAGGAAGCAGCAGCACCggcagcaagaagaagaaggagaagaagaatcgGACGCCATAATG CAGCAGCATCAAGGGGTTCCTAAATTTGGGAACTGGGAGGACGAGGGCCAAGGCTACACGCAGTACTTCGAAAACGCCCGCAAATCTCCAGGAAGGCCCGTCAACCAGAACGATCGCAACCAAGGCGCTGCACAGGCACCCCCGAACGACCCGCCGTCGGTCAAGGCCTCCCCCTTGAGGCCGGGGTCCGAGCCGGGGCTGCGCAAGAACAGGGACGAAAGGCGTGCCACCCGAGAAGACGACCTCCGTCGGCACGAGCCCGCTGCCCGGAAAACACATGCCGAGTCGCCCAACCATAGATATGGTGACCAGAGCAACTACGAAGGCGCTGCGAGGAAAGCGAGCAATGAGAGGTCACCCATCCATCCTCGGCAGCAGGCAAGGCTTGCAAACAAAGGTGGGGTTTCATCTCCTGTTGCGGATCGCAGGGGTTCTGCTCCCACCACGCCTGGAAGGTCCAAGATGAGGCCAACCGGCCGCGGCGATGAAACG CCCGAGAGAGGATCAGCTGTGCCGAAGTTTGGAGACTGGGATGAGAAAGACCCTTCGACTGGTGAAGGTTTCACTGACATATTTGAGAAGGTGAGGGAGGAGAAGCAGTCCGGCGCGGATACTGTCGGCACCAGCCATGCATATAAGGACCGCTACAACCAAGGGGACAGATATGAATCTTCG GGCTGCTCATGCTTCAGCTGGTTCAAGAAGTGA
- the LOC123114317 gene encoding RPM1-interacting protein 4 isoform X2, whose translation MIDDGDSTPSPSRLHHTTPQQARERESIIIKAIGSSRNRDHQSQRSRHHHHRSLHSPPHPAAARGGEAGPGKQASDRKQQHRQQEEEGEEESDAIMQHQGVPKFGNWEDEGQGYTQYFENARKSPGRPVNQNDRNQGAAQAPPNDPPSVKASPLRPGSEPGLRKNRDERRATREDDLRRHEPAARKTHAESPNHRYGDQSNYEGAARKASNERSPIHPRQQARLANKGGVSSPVADRRGSAPTTPGRSKMRPTGRGDETPERGSAVPKFGDWDEKDPSTGEGFTDIFEKVREEKQSGADTVGTSHAYKDRYNQGDRYESSGCSCFSWFKK comes from the exons ATGATTGATGATGGAGACTCTACTCCCTCTCCCTCCAGGctccaccacaccacaccacagcaggcgagagagagagagagtattatTATTAAGGCCATAGGTAGTAGCAGGAACAGAGATCATCAATCACAAcggagccgccaccaccaccaccgcagccTCCACTCTCCACCGCATCCGGCAGCGGCGCGCGGCGGAGAAGCCGGTCCGGGGAAGCAGGCGAGCGACAGGAAGCAGCAGCACCggcagcaagaagaagaaggagaagaagaatcgGACGCCATAATG CAGCATCAAGGGGTTCCTAAATTTGGGAACTGGGAGGACGAGGGCCAAGGCTACACGCAGTACTTCGAAAACGCCCGCAAATCTCCAGGAAGGCCCGTCAACCAGAACGATCGCAACCAAGGCGCTGCACAGGCACCCCCGAACGACCCGCCGTCGGTCAAGGCCTCCCCCTTGAGGCCGGGGTCCGAGCCGGGGCTGCGCAAGAACAGGGACGAAAGGCGTGCCACCCGAGAAGACGACCTCCGTCGGCACGAGCCCGCTGCCCGGAAAACACATGCCGAGTCGCCCAACCATAGATATGGTGACCAGAGCAACTACGAAGGCGCTGCGAGGAAAGCGAGCAATGAGAGGTCACCCATCCATCCTCGGCAGCAGGCAAGGCTTGCAAACAAAGGTGGGGTTTCATCTCCTGTTGCGGATCGCAGGGGTTCTGCTCCCACCACGCCTGGAAGGTCCAAGATGAGGCCAACCGGCCGCGGCGATGAAACG CCCGAGAGAGGATCAGCTGTGCCGAAGTTTGGAGACTGGGATGAGAAAGACCCTTCGACTGGTGAAGGTTTCACTGACATATTTGAGAAGGTGAGGGAGGAGAAGCAGTCCGGCGCGGATACTGTCGGCACCAGCCATGCATATAAGGACCGCTACAACCAAGGGGACAGATATGAATCTTCG GGCTGCTCATGCTTCAGCTGGTTCAAGAAGTGA
- the LOC123114317 gene encoding RPM1-interacting protein 4 isoform X3, giving the protein MIDDGDSTPSPSRLHHTTPQQARERESIIIKAIGSSRNRDHQSQRSRHHHHRSLHSPPHPAAARGGEAGPGKQASDRKQQHRQQEEEGEEESDAIMHQGVPKFGNWEDEGQGYTQYFENARKSPGRPVNQNDRNQGAAQAPPNDPPSVKASPLRPGSEPGLRKNRDERRATREDDLRRHEPAARKTHAESPNHRYGDQSNYEGAARKASNERSPIHPRQQARLANKGGVSSPVADRRGSAPTTPGRSKMRPTGRGDETPERGSAVPKFGDWDEKDPSTGEGFTDIFEKVREEKQSGADTVGTSHAYKDRYNQGDRYESSGCSCFSWFKK; this is encoded by the exons ATGATTGATGATGGAGACTCTACTCCCTCTCCCTCCAGGctccaccacaccacaccacagcaggcgagagagagagagagtattatTATTAAGGCCATAGGTAGTAGCAGGAACAGAGATCATCAATCACAAcggagccgccaccaccaccaccgcagccTCCACTCTCCACCGCATCCGGCAGCGGCGCGCGGCGGAGAAGCCGGTCCGGGGAAGCAGGCGAGCGACAGGAAGCAGCAGCACCggcagcaagaagaagaaggagaagaagaatcgGACGCCATAATG CATCAAGGGGTTCCTAAATTTGGGAACTGGGAGGACGAGGGCCAAGGCTACACGCAGTACTTCGAAAACGCCCGCAAATCTCCAGGAAGGCCCGTCAACCAGAACGATCGCAACCAAGGCGCTGCACAGGCACCCCCGAACGACCCGCCGTCGGTCAAGGCCTCCCCCTTGAGGCCGGGGTCCGAGCCGGGGCTGCGCAAGAACAGGGACGAAAGGCGTGCCACCCGAGAAGACGACCTCCGTCGGCACGAGCCCGCTGCCCGGAAAACACATGCCGAGTCGCCCAACCATAGATATGGTGACCAGAGCAACTACGAAGGCGCTGCGAGGAAAGCGAGCAATGAGAGGTCACCCATCCATCCTCGGCAGCAGGCAAGGCTTGCAAACAAAGGTGGGGTTTCATCTCCTGTTGCGGATCGCAGGGGTTCTGCTCCCACCACGCCTGGAAGGTCCAAGATGAGGCCAACCGGCCGCGGCGATGAAACG CCCGAGAGAGGATCAGCTGTGCCGAAGTTTGGAGACTGGGATGAGAAAGACCCTTCGACTGGTGAAGGTTTCACTGACATATTTGAGAAGGTGAGGGAGGAGAAGCAGTCCGGCGCGGATACTGTCGGCACCAGCCATGCATATAAGGACCGCTACAACCAAGGGGACAGATATGAATCTTCG GGCTGCTCATGCTTCAGCTGGTTCAAGAAGTGA
- the LOC123114320 gene encoding uncharacterized protein, producing the protein MVACDFDLNFTFISCGWEGSASDAGVLRSAISKGFHVPDGKFYLVDGGYANTPSFLAPYRGVRYHLSEFRRRRSSNTGYADHRELFNHTHAILRNHIERSIGVLKKRFPILKVGNHYPIESRIKIPAACAVFHNIIRAQSGDEAWLDHQPPLIPPETYVDVPEGDDVNQHHHNEANDGNTLRDQIAMQIWADYNN; encoded by the coding sequence ATGGTTgcatgtgattttgatctgaatttcaCATTTATTTCATGTGGGTGGGAAGGGTCTGCATCAGATGCAGGAGTTCTTCGTTCTGCTATTAGCAAGGGGTTTCATGTGCCAGATGGAAAATTTTATCTCGTAGATGGTGGATATGCAAACACGCCTTCTTTTCTTGCACCATATCGAGGAGTTCGGTATCACCTGAGTGAATTTAGGAGGCGGCGCTCATCTAATACGGGCTATGCCGACCATAGGGAGTTGTTCAACCATACCCATGCAATCCTCCGGAACCACATCGAAAGGAGCATTGGTGTTCTGAAAAAACGTTTCCCTATCTTGAAAGTGGGCAATCACTACCCAATAGAGTCACGAATCAAGATTCCGGCGGCATGTGCTGTATTCCATAACATCATTAGAGCTCAAAGTGGTGATGAGGCATGGTTGGATCACCAACCACCGTTAATTCCACCAGAAACATATGTTGATGTTCCAGAGGGAGATGATGTCAACCAACATCATCACAATGAGGCAAACGATGGAAACACTCTTAGAGATCAGATCGCGATGCAAATATGGGCTGATTATAACAACTAG
- the LOC123115319 gene encoding uncharacterized protein translates to MAAPRASWDHAYEKGLVDIMLDHNNPIYRGQNGWTAEGWTRITNTFNQKFPLAHFSKQQIQEKDKDLKGNYKAVRDSRKQSGTGWDDTLCMIIPEPVIWDKLIKDNLRVKKFRSKPFMLFKSLATLHEGSIASGDLNFVSIPQVDLTSDAISPMDSSTNDLNHISSTNVDDGMSSSDLQGQGASRRDEPEATASTNSEQKGALPVKKRKQSQIAVVLEDYMDFRKKQSAKLVDELKEPKQDDIFLIGNCVAALEPMEDLSIAEKAKALRLFKCPMNREIFINTKDSNLRLYWLKEEISEM, encoded by the exons ATGGCAGCGCCTAGGGCATCTTGGGACCATGCATACGAGAAAGGTCTTGTTGATATAATGCTTGACCACAACAATCCCATTTATCGAGGTCAAAATGGGTGGACTGCTGAAGGGTGGACTAGAATTACAAATACATTCAATCAGAAATTTCCACTAGCTCATTTCTCCAAGCAACAAATCCAAGAGAAGGATAAGGATTTAAAAGGAAATTATAAGGCAGTGAGAGACTCTCGGAAACAGAGTGGCACGGGATGGGATGATACACTTTGCATGATCATCCCTGAACCTGTAATATGGGATAAACTTATCAAG GATAATCTAAGGGTAAAGAAGTTCCGTTCAAAACCATTCATGCTCTTCAAGTCATTGGCTACACTACATGAAG GAAGTATTGCTTCAGGAGACTTGAACTTTGTATCAATTCCGCAAGTGGATCTCACAAGCGATGCCATTTCTCCTATGGATTCCTCTACCAATGATTTGAACCATATCTCCTCTACCAATGTTGATGATGGTATGTCCTCATCTGATCTACAAGGGCAAGGGGCATCAAGAAGAGATGAACCTGAAGCTACAGCATCTACCAACTCTGAACAAAAGGGAGCACTGCCTGTGAAAAAGAGGAAGCAAAGTCAGATCGCTGTTGTACTTGAGGATTACATGGATTTTCGGAAGAAACAATCTGCAAAACTGGTTGACGAGTTGAAGGAACCAAAGCAAGATGACATTTTCTTGATTGGAAACTGTGTGGCTGCGCTAGAACCAATGGAAGATTTATCAATTGCAGAAAAAGCAAAGGCACTGCGGCTTTTCAAATGCCCAATGAATCGAGAAATATTCATCAATACCAAGGACTCAAATCTTCGGCTTTATTGGTTGAAGGAGGAGATTTCTGAGATGTAG